Proteins encoded in a region of the Marinicella rhabdoformis genome:
- a CDS encoding DUF4381 domain-containing protein, with protein sequence MQQTVPMNSNPPNMTQAAQELPLRDLHLPAEPGFWPLAPGWWFVLTLLVLFLFFLGVKWYKRRQRIKRFNEIEQQLGAINFAYTEHKDKRLLLSELSMLLRRFEKFQQHNDHQVTLAGAQWIEHLNSYHKEQPFTQFQGLLTDAIYQPTVEFDEKALSELIHNHIKKVVMKQLIPQRNEAKEVSNV encoded by the coding sequence ATGCAACAAACTGTACCCATGAACAGCAACCCACCTAACATGACGCAAGCTGCCCAAGAGTTGCCCTTACGTGACTTACATTTACCTGCTGAACCGGGATTTTGGCCGCTGGCTCCGGGTTGGTGGTTTGTCTTGACTTTGTTGGTGCTGTTTTTATTTTTTCTTGGCGTTAAATGGTACAAGAGAAGGCAGCGAATAAAACGCTTTAATGAGATTGAACAACAGTTGGGTGCGATAAACTTTGCCTATACTGAACACAAAGACAAAAGGCTGTTGCTATCAGAATTGTCAATGTTGTTGCGTCGTTTTGAAAAATTCCAACAGCACAATGACCATCAAGTGACATTAGCCGGTGCTCAGTGGATTGAGCATTTGAACAGTTATCACAAGGAACAGCCATTCACTCAATTTCAGGGTTTATTGACCGATGCGATTTATCAGCCAACGGTTGAGTTTGATGAAAAAGCGTTGTCAGAATTGATTCACAACCACATCAAAAAAGTGGTGATGAAACAGTTAATCCCGCAAAGAAATGAAGCCAAGGAGGTAAGCAATGTATAG